Genomic DNA from Gemmatimonadota bacterium:
AGGGCCTGGCCGCTCGCACCGAATCCCACGATGCCCAGTGTCTGATTCTCCAGCTCGTAACCGATCGGATCGTACATGCGGGCCGCGCTGAAATTGTCCGCCGCTTCCTGGTAACGCCGCGACAGCATGATGATGAACATCATGGCCGTCTCGGCCAGGGCGACGTCGCTGAAAAGACCCGGCGTATTGGCCGTCGGGATGCCTTTGGTCTTGATATAAGCCAGGTCGAAATGGTCGAATCCCGTCCCCACGATCTGCCACAGCCGGCAGTCGGTCGCGGCGTCCATCATTTCCCGCGTGCCCCGGCTTCCGCCCTGGTCGATCACCACGTCCATGCCGGCGAACTGCGGCGCCAGGGGCCGGTCGTCGTCGAGTTCCTTCAGGTCGTGCCGGTCCCCGATGGCCGCCTTGATGTTCTCGCACCAGGGGGTGTAGAGGCGACGCATGGGCAGCAGGATGACGTTCAGTCTTTCCATGAGATTTCCCAAACTCATCCGGTCTCTTTCGCGAGGAGATCCACCGGCGTCGTGTCCTGCACGTCGGTCCGGAACACCCAGGTACCCTCCTTCACGTAGTGCACGGCGAAGGCCAGGCGGGACCGGGTACGGGACCGGTTGGCATAGGAACCGTGTACCGTCCTGCTGGTGAAGAACACGCCGCTGCCGCACGGCACCGTCAACCGGGCGAGGTCCTCTTCCCCGATGCCGACCACGTCGAAGGAGTAGAGTTTCTCGGTCCATTCGCGGCCATCCGGCGATCGCATGCCGTATTCACTCACCCAGCTTACGTGCTCAGGGTTGGTGTTCAGGGTCGTTTCCCGCAGGGCGTCCCGGTGGCTGCCCGGCGCCACGCACAGACCGCCGTTCTCCGGATCGGTATCGCTCATGGCGATCCAGCAGGCCATCAGAGTATCGGGCTCGTTCGGCAGATAGTGGGAATCCTGGTGAAGCGAGATGCCGGCCCCGCCCAGTTCCTCGGCCGGCCTGGCCGGATCCTTGGCCATGTACATGGTCTGCACGATGCGAGGGCGGCCGCCCAGGATCTGGCCGGCGACGCCCGCGACGTTGGGATGGGTGGCGAGCCTGCGCCAGTACGGATCGGACAGGTGGGTGCGGAGTCCCTGTCTCAGGGATTCCGATTCCGGGTCGGCCTGGTGTCTCAGGAACGCCGCCACCTCGTCCGCCGTCAGGAGATCGGAGACGACGAGATAGCCATCGGCGTGAAACCGGTCGATCTGCGCGCCGGTGAGCTGGATAGGTAAGGATTCCGTCTGCATGTCCGGCGGTCCTCGCTGGCAACCCGCTGAAGGAACGGACTCGGGAAACATCCTGCTGCTGAGGTCGAAAACAATCAACCTAAGAAAACGCACCCGGTGATCCGGGTCAAGGAGTTCGTCCCGTGCATGGGCTGCGGCAGAACCGGTGCTACAACTGGTTGAGCAGCATCAACTCACCCGGAAAGGGATGGAGGTAGGTCTGGTCTTGCAGGTAGGTGATATCGAACTCCCGGACGTAATGCCGCAGCATGACGACCGGAACGATCAGGGGCAGGAGTTCCTCGCGGTACTTCTGGATCATGCGGGTCAGTTCACGACGCGTACGGCCGTCGAGCCGGTCTGAAACGAACCCTGCCATGTGCTGCAGCACATTGGTGTGGTTACGCCGGGAAGGCGTGCGTTTCATGACCCGGTTGAATTCGCCCAGATAGGCGTCCGCCAGTTCGTGGGTGGTGGCGTAACGCTCCGGTCGGGCCAGCAGCCGGCCGAGACGCCGTGTGCCCCCCTGGCTGTGGGCCATGAGGAGGTATTTGTAGGCCCGGTGGTAGCTCATCAGCGAATCCCGGGTCAGACCCCTCGAGACCAGTTGCAGCCAGCGGTAACAGGCGAAGACCCGGCTGATGAAGTTCTCCCGGACCCGCGGGTTATTCAGCCGCTGCTCTTCCTCCACGGGCAGATGGGGCAGGGCTTCCATCAGCCGCCGGGCGAACACCCCGCGTCCGTTCCTGAGGACGGCGCCCCCCGGCTGGACGACGGGCACCCGGTCCATGCCGCAGGAGGGAGACCGGCTTTTCAGGATGTATCCGCTGAGTTTCGCCTGCTCCAGGGACTGCACGCGCTGCCGGGCGAACCAGTCCACCATGTCGGTGTGATCGACGCCGGCTTTCGTCAGCATCCGGACACCGCCGTCGACCGCCGTCAATTGCACGGTCTCCCGAGGCGTGCCCATGCCCGCTTCCACTTCCGGGCAGACCGGGACCCATTCCACGTACCGGCCGACCACGTCCACCAGGTAGTCGTCGCGCTTGTGGCCGCCGTCGTAGCGGACTCGCTCGCCGAGCAGGCACGACGAGATGCCGATGCGTACGGGCAGTTCGAACCGGTGGATGTCCATCATGGATACTTCGCTCATCTCGCTCATGGCAGGGCGTCCATCATGCTACGCTACCAGCGGTCGATTGCGCCGAGCAGCAGTTTCTGTTCCCTGGTTCCCTTTTCCCGCATGGCGGTCACCCGGAGACCGTCGAAGGGTTCCCGGGACTTCATCCAGGCGTTCTGGTAGCACATCAGGCAGACCCTGCGGTTGCGGTCCGACTGGTTGGCGGCCCCGCGGTGAAAGAGCCAGCCGTCGAACAGGACGGCCTGTCCCGGCCTTGCCAGCACCTGCTTCTCGTCCGGAAAGCGGGCATGGGTCTCCGGCGGCTTGAACGGCGCCCCGTGGCTGCCCGGCACGATGACGATGGGGCCGTTCTCCACGGTCAGCTGGTCGAGGTAGTACCCGCAGTTTATCTGACCCGGTTCGTTGCCGTAGGGCGGCGGCTCCGGA
This window encodes:
- a CDS encoding phytanoyl-CoA dioxygenase family protein, whose protein sequence is MQTESLPIQLTGAQIDRFHADGYLVVSDLLTADEVAAFLRHQADPESESLRQGLRTHLSDPYWRRLATHPNVAGVAGQILGGRPRIVQTMYMAKDPARPAEELGGAGISLHQDSHYLPNEPDTLMACWIAMSDTDPENGGLCVAPGSHRDALRETTLNTNPEHVSWVSEYGMRSPDGREWTEKLYSFDVVGIGEEDLARLTVPCGSGVFFTSRTVHGSYANRSRTRSRLAFAVHYVKEGTWVFRTDVQDTTPVDLLAKETG
- a CDS encoding DUF523 and DUF1722 domain-containing protein, translated to MSEMSEVSMMDIHRFELPVRIGISSCLLGERVRYDGGHKRDDYLVDVVGRYVEWVPVCPEVEAGMGTPRETVQLTAVDGGVRMLTKAGVDHTDMVDWFARQRVQSLEQAKLSGYILKSRSPSCGMDRVPVVQPGGAVLRNGRGVFARRLMEALPHLPVEEEQRLNNPRVRENFISRVFACYRWLQLVSRGLTRDSLMSYHRAYKYLLMAHSQGGTRRLGRLLARPERYATTHELADAYLGEFNRVMKRTPSRRNHTNVLQHMAGFVSDRLDGRTRRELTRMIQKYREELLPLIVPVVMLRHYVREFDITYLQDQTYLHPFPGELMLLNQL
- a CDS encoding phytanoyl-CoA dioxygenase family protein — encoded protein: MGYDAEIVGPRMNPDLTPELEREAAFFRKWGYLIVEDALTLRQVEQLRDALDETFDRRGEAFTHQLLEEDERFAFLLDNPPVLDRMKAILGNCVQLHSATARVTKTGEPDQNWHRDIPWPRDPEPPPYGNEPGQINCGYYLDQLTVENGPIVIVPGSHGAPFKPPETHARFPDEKQVLARPGQAVLFDGWLFHRGAANQSDRNRRVCLMCYQNAWMKSREPFDGLRVTAMREKGTREQKLLLGAIDRW